DNA from Hyphomicrobiales bacterium:
CATCAACACGGCGATGATCATCGCAGCCTTACCGTTCTCTGCGGTTATGGCGTTGATGGGTATCGCATTGTTTAAAGCGCTCATCCGCGACGGTATGCGCGAGAAAGAAGGCATGGCGGCAGAACAGCCTGCTGAGTAAATTTAAACCAAAACAACATTCAAACCTCCGGTGCTTGCATCGGGGGTTTTTCTTTTAAAACATGGATGGCGTCACACGATGAGGAACGCTATAGCTTGACCATGACAGATACATTACCCCCTTGCCCCGCCTGCGCCAGTGTCTACACCTACCAAATGGACGCCCTACTGGTGTGCCCCGAATGCGCCCACGAATGGTCCGCCAACGAAAGCGAAGACACCGCCCCCGTCATACGAGACAGCGTCGGCAACACGCTGCAAGACGGCGACACGGTGACGGTGATTAAAGACCTGAAGGTTAAGGGTTCATCGTCTGTTGTGAAAGTGGGCAC
Protein-coding regions in this window:
- a CDS encoding zinc ribbon domain-containing protein YjdM, which encodes MTDTLPPCPACASVYTYQMDALLVCPECAHEWSANESEDTAPVIRDSVGNTLQDGDTVTVIKDLKVKGSSSVVKVGTKVRGIRLVEGDHDIDCKISGIGQMGLKSQFVKKVGG